A segment of the Candidatus Protochlamydia naegleriophila genome:
GTAGCTTTTCAGCATCAATGCTTCTAGCATGAAACGATTTAGCAATCCTTGCCTATAGAGGATGGATTCATTAGAAGCGATGCGCCCTTTTTTAGTTTGAGGTTCTAGCCCATGTGTTTTTCGATAGAGTTTTTCTTGTACGATAAGATGGCATAGCAATTTTTCAACTTCTTCATAGCGTTTTTCTTCCAGGTGACGGAATTGTTCGAGCAAAATTAAAAAATACTCATCAATGGCATGACTAATATATTCGTCGGTATAGCGAAAATAGCGAATGGCTTGAGGTGAAAAATCCAGGGTAAGTTTTGTTTGCATTTGGCGGAAAAATTGGCACACCTCGTTAATCTGCTCGCAAAGCTCCTTAATCACAGGCGTATAAAGATCGGTGCCATAGCCTTGCATCTTTTCTACGCTTTCAGAAATACGGGCGATACGGTCTCTTAAGGACGTTTTAAAAATATTGCCAAATAGTTGGAGTTCGTCGAGGACTGCAGTGAGATTTAACGAGGGTTCTGAAAAAAGCTGCTGTAGTCGATTGAGGGGGGATGGGGAGTAAGAAGGATCGATCAGTTCTCGCAGTGGCATGCGAGGAGTCTTATAGCGGATTAAATTCGTTTGGGCCGCGTAAAACTGCGATTTCGATAGAGTATCTGAATTAATCTGCAGGGGGCTTGGAATGAATAAGAAAAACTCTTGTTTGTAGACGTTTTTATCGAGCGTTGGATTGATCATGAACTCGGATTTTAATTCGAATTGCCACTGATCACGCGTGTGGATTTCCCCCTCGTATAATTCGCTCCAAAATTCTTCGATCATTTCGCTGTCTATAGTTGAGTTTGTGAAGTCGTAAATACCCAACAGGCCTGAAAAACGGTGCTCAACCGCTTCAAGTCTGCTGAGTGGAAGAGTCGCTAAAATATAAAGGGAAAATGAGAGACGATTTCATCGGGTTTCATTTGCGTCATATCTTTATCTACTTCGCCGCTAACCAGTTTCATCGTCGCTGCATCGAGAGATTGTCTCAATAAGCCTAATAATGTTGGCCCTGCCGCGATGTAAAGACGGTCAAATTCACCATTATTGCGGGCGCTTTCCAAATAAGAAGCTAATTCTTTGGCAAATAAATTAAATTCATTTTGCTTAGGAGTTGAATGCGGTTCGAGACTGTGGCGGGCGAATCCAACGCTTTCAAAGTCGCGGCCAGGCTTGTCTGAAACAAGATCTCGGTTGTGGAGGCGGCTTTCAGGATGCTCAAGCGTCTCAACTTCTATTAAAGACTTCTGTTTCTCAACTTTGTAAATGCGCGCTATGCTGCAATTAGCGACAAGCAACCATGAGTTTTTTTTCATCATATTCTCCAAGTTAAATTCAGAGACAGGCGTTCTTTTATGAGGGGAAATTCCTCTTTAAAAATAAGCTATTCATCACTCAATGCTTAAGACCCGTGGCCCCTCTCCTTCAAGCAAAAGCTCGGAGAGTAAGTAAATTTTATTTAAACAGCTAGGCGAAAAAAAGGATATGAAATTTATATGAGTTTTTTGAAAATAGCTTCTAAAAGAAGGCTGGCTGAGATTGGAAATAGACTCTAAATCGGACGTTTGGCGATTAATTTTAACAGTGCTGCAATCTGCTGCAAAGACATCACGTGTTTAGCCGCCTTGATGGCAATGGCTTCTTTTGGCATTCCAAAAAGAAGACTTGTCAGAGGATCTTGTGCGATGGTTAAAGCTCCCGTTTGCTTCATTTTCAATAGGTCTTCACCGCCATCCTTACCCATGCCGGTTAAAATAATTCCAATTCCTTTAGATCCATAGGTGTGGGCTATGGAGCGAAAGAGATGGCCCACTGAGGGGCGAATGCCTTTTTCTGGTAAAGAATCAACGAGGCGAATAAGGCCACCTTTGCGAATTTCCATGTGAAAGTGCTCCGGGGCAACATAGACAGAGCCGGGCTTGGCAAATGTCCGGTCTTTTGTCAATTGGACTTGGAGTGAAGTCATCCCTTGAAGCCAATCAACAAGCCCTTTGGTAAAGCCTGCAGAGATGTGCTGAACAACAAAAAAAGGAATCGGAAAGTTTTTGGGGATGAGGGATAAAATGGCTCCTAGGGCTTGCGGCCCTCCAAGAGATGCTCCAATAGCAATTGCCTCGATTTTAGGAAGCTTCACGAACTCTTCAATAGCTTCTTGCTGCGCGGCTGCAGCCAAAGTCGAAAAAGATGTTTCATGGTGTTGAGACGGCCATTTTACCTGAGCGGCCATTTTAATGGCTTGTATAATCGCCTGTGCATGAACTGCATAGTGAGGATCTTTAAAGCTGGCGGGTTTTTCCAGGACGTCTATGGCACCTGCACAAATGGCTTGAAAATTGCTGGCGAGCGTCTTTTCTAAAAGATTGTCGCAAATTGCAATGATTGATGTGGGCTTAGTTTGCATGTAATAATGAATCGCCTTAAAGCGATCTCTCGCTGCCAAAGCGCTATTGATGACAATGACAGCAGGGGCAAGCCGTTTTAAACAGTCTAAGCCCATTTTTTCATTCTTGACGCAAGCCTGGAGCGCAAGTTCGGGGTCTGATTTGATGATAAAAGAAAGAAGTTCTTGAGAAGAGGGAGAGTCATCGACGATCAACACTTCAATAGGATAAGGGATCATCGATGACTCATCTGTTTAAACTGCTATTTTAATTTGACTAAAGATTCTAAAGTAGTGGCTATTTCATTTAAGGAGACAACCTGACTTGCAGCTCCGGCTTCAATGGCCTGATGAGACTTTTCAGCAAGCAGGCTGCTTTCTTCGTCTTGTACTAGGGCCAGGCCGCCTTTTTGCTTGATCGCCAGCAATCCATCGATGCCGTCATTTCCATGTCCAGCCAGGAGAATGGCAATGCTTTTTGCC
Coding sequences within it:
- a CDS encoding host attachment protein, whose product is MMKKNSWLLVANCSIARIYKVEKQKSLIEVETLEHPESRLHNRDLVSDKPGRDFESVGFARHSLEPHSTPKQNEFNLFAKELASYLESARNNGEFDRLYIAAGPTLLGLLRQSLDAATMKLVSGEVDKDMTQMKPDEIVSHFPFIF
- a CDS encoding chemotaxis protein CheB; translation: MIPYPIEVLIVDDSPSSQELLSFIIKSDPELALQACVKNEKMGLDCLKRLAPAVIVINSALAARDRFKAIHYYMQTKPTSIIAICDNLLEKTLASNFQAICAGAIDVLEKPASFKDPHYAVHAQAIIQAIKMAAQVKWPSQHHETSFSTLAAAAQQEAIEEFVKLPKIEAIAIGASLGGPQALGAILSLIPKNFPIPFFVVQHISAGFTKGLVDWLQGMTSLQVQLTKDRTFAKPGSVYVAPEHFHMEIRKGGLIRLVDSLPEKGIRPSVGHLFRSIAHTYGSKGIGIILTGMGKDGGEDLLKMKQTGALTIAQDPLTSLLFGMPKEAIAIKAAKHVMSLQQIAALLKLIAKRPI